A stretch of DNA from Nitrospiria bacterium:
GACCCCTATGAATCGCACACGATCTATTTTCCGGGATCCGCGACAAATTAGGCGGGATCCCTCACCGGCGCCATCGAAGCGGCGGGCTAAGATTTCTCTCTTCCGGTGACGGCCGACCGTTTCGATTTTTCCACAAAGGTGTTGTCCGCTTCCGGCCACGTGGAACGGGATGGGGGTTGCATAAGCGGGGGGTTCGGGTTTATAGTAAAAATCTTCACCGATTAAAGTCATTGATCCGGACCTCACTCTAAGGTCGGTTGGTCAAATGATTGATGCTTCCCGAACTCATGCGGCCGGTCCCCATGTCCAGCGCTACCAAGCCCCCTCCAATAACCACGAATACCTGAAGAAGCGCCATGGCTTGTTCGATGACCTGGTAAAAAATATTTCGGGGTTTGCCGCGCTGATAGAGAAGGCCTTAGAATGATTCAGACCGGCGGGCCATCGAAAAACGAGGAGATGAAAATGAAGGCCAACGAGGAAAATCGAATCGACATTCGAAGAGCCGACCGGCGGTTCCTGACACGGACGGGCTGGCTGGATTCCAAACACAGCTTCAGCTTCGGGCCCCATTACGATCCCGACAATGTCGGCCATGGGCTGTTGATTGTCAATAACGACGACATCGTCCGGCCGGGAACCGGATTCATGACCCATCCCCATCAGGACATGGAGATCGTCACCTGGGTCCTGGACGGGGAACTGGAGCATAAGGACTCCGAGGGAAACAAGGGGATCATCTACCCCGGGCTGGCCCAGCGGATGAGCGCCGGAACCGGGATCTGGCATTCCGAGATGAACCCCAACGGGAATAACCCGGTCCATTTTGTCCAGATGTGGGTCCTTCCGGACACGGAGCGGATCAAGCCCGGTTACGAGCAGCTCGATATCGGCCGCGAACTGGACAAAGGAGGATTGGTCCAGATCGCCTCCGGAAAGGGGGACCACTCCGCCATCTCCATCCGCCAGAAGGGCGCGGGGCTCTGGGTGGGGCGGCTGAAGCCCGGCCAGTCGGCGGCCATTCCGGACGCTCCCTATGTGCATCTGTTCGTGGCCAAGGGTGGGGTGGAGCTCGAAGGCGCGG
This window harbors:
- a CDS encoding pirin family protein, with the translated sequence MKANEENRIDIRRADRRFLTRTGWLDSKHSFSFGPHYDPDNVGHGLLIVNNDDIVRPGTGFMTHPHQDMEIVTWVLDGELEHKDSEGNKGIIYPGLAQRMSAGTGIWHSEMNPNGNNPVHFVQMWVLPDTERIKPGYEQLDIGRELDKGGLVQIASGKGDHSAISIRQKGAGLWVGRLKPGQSAAIPDAPYVHLFVAKGGVELEGAGVLRTGDAARLTAAGNPRITADADTGAEVLIWESNQKTETR